Proteins from a genomic interval of Antedon mediterranea chromosome 5, ecAntMedi1.1, whole genome shotgun sequence:
- the LOC140049267 gene encoding cytoplasmic protein NCK2-like, which translates to MADEEPVYVIAKWDYDAKQEEELNLRKNEKLVLLNDTKSWWQVQKLNSGECGYVPSNFVKREKTGIFGRIKAITKRKPSTTDSPRFSHTSPSVNRPSADPPHERTNSIDSNPGLATNAFVKFPYDARQHDELTLRKGEAVIVLEKSGDGWWRGECNGQNGWFPSNYVEEVGLNSGSDESSRNDNANKDFLIGVRTLYPFKGRNEEELNFDVDEQLDIVEKPENDPDWWRARNNRGEVGLVPRTYVKELDNATPVYSMVYLGKDVTPRSTSNVANGNSQPSNGMVRKNSDLDSKIWYHGHIRREDAEGLLSSPNIEKGDFIIRASETSPTDFSISVRAPHQVKHFKVKTTGGMYCIGTRKFETLDQLVEHYKRSPIFNKDEIRLFLNHACPNEA; encoded by the exons ATGGCAGATGAGGAACCAGTGTATGTAATTGCTAAATGGGACTATGATGCTAAACAAGAAGAGGAGTTGAACCTgagaaaaaatgaaaaacttgTTTTGCTTAATGACACAAAATCTTGGTGGCAAGTGCAAAAATTGAATAGTGGTGAATGTGGTTATGTACCGTCAAACTTTGTTAAAAGGGAAAAAACTGGAATCTTTGGCAGAATTAAAGCTATAACAAAGCGCAAGCCTTCTACGACAGATTCACCAAGATTTTCGCACACAAGCCCATCTGTCAATCGACCATCAGCTGACCCACCACATGAAAGAACCAATTCAATAGATTCCAATCCAGGATTAGCAACTAATGCATTTGTTAAGTTTCCATATGATGCACGGCAGCATGATGAATTAACACTGCGGAAAGGAGAAGCTGTAATTGTTCTTGAAAAATCAGGAGATGGATGGTGGCGTGGAGAATGCAATGGACAAAATGGTTGGTTTCCATCAAATTATGTTGAAGAAGTTGGATTAAATTCTGGTAGTGATGAATCAAGTAGAAATGATAATGCTAACAAAGACTTTCTTATTGGTGTTAGAACATTATATCCATTTAAAGGAAGAAATGAGGAAGAACTTAATTTTGATGTAGATGAGCAATTGGACATTGTTGAAAAACCAGAAAATGATCCTGACTGGTGGAGAGCACGAAATAATCGCGGGGAAGTTGGTCTCGTTCCAAGAACATATGTGAAAGAGTTGGACAATGCTACTCCTGTTTATTCAATGGTATATTTGGGAAAGGATGTTACTCCAAGAAGTACTTCAAATGTAGCAAATGGGAATAGCCAACCATCCAATGGGATGGTTCGCAAAAATTCTGATCTTGATTCAAAGATTTGGTATCATGGACATATACGACGTGAAGATGCGGAGGGACTACTTTCTAGTCCAAATATTGAAAAAGGGGATTTTATTATAAGAGCTAGTGAAACATCG CCTACAGACTTCTCAATTTCAGTGAGGGCACCACATCAAGTAAAGCACTTCAAAGTTAAGACAACTGGTGGCATGTATTGTATTGGTACTCGAAAGTTTGAGACGTTGGATCAACTCGTAGAGCATTACAAAAGGTCACCAATATTCAATAAGGATGAGATTAGGTTGTTCTTAAACCATGCATGTCCTAATGAAGCATAG